TACCACCACATTCTTATTAACTTTTTTACAGTATTTATTTTGCATGAATTGTCTCCATACTGATGATAGTGTTCTGAATTTCCACCATAGTTTGCAAAATAGAGGTATCAATAAATTCTGTAATAGTCTAAACCCTATACCTCGTTCAACTTCTGATAGACAAAGATTGTTCCATCCTGTCCAGTGTCTTCCTTTTTCCCCTATGTGACTACTCCAAATGAATTGAGCCATCATTTTTTGAATAATATTCATTATATTACTTGGGGGATTCATTACTGATAGACAATGTACAGGGATATTGTGTAAAACATGCTTAATTAACACTGCTCTTCCACCATAGAATAATGATTTACCTTTCCATGTTTGTAGTTTGGCACTGATTCTATTTATCGTCTGTTGATAATAAGATTTTTGCTTCCTCTTGTAAAAATTAGGACATCCTAGGTAGGTGAAAGTAAAGTCCTTCCTCAGAATACCTATTGCTACTTCTGCTACTACTATATCTCCCCTGTGATACATTTTGGTGAAGATATATAGAACTCTTctctttattaattttttgtcTCGATAATTTGTCATTTCCTTCCAGCACCCTTCTCACTATCTGCAATGTTTGAATTTCATATTTACATAGTATTATCACGTCATCCGCAAATGCCATATGGTTTAATTTTGGGCTTCCTCTTGGCATTCCAAAAGGTTTAAACTCCTTCTTTTTCATCAATGAATTCAGAGATCTGGATATCACTTCAGCAGCTATAATGAAGAGGGTTGATGACAGAGGATCCTCTTGCTTCATCCCTCTAGACGATTGGAAAAAACCTTTAGGTTGACCATTCGACAAAATAGAATACCAGTTATTTCCAACCAATCTAAACACCATGTCAATTAACCTTTCTCCAAATCCCATTCTTCTTAACACTTTTGCAAGATATATCCATTCCAACCTATCATATGCCTTCCTCATATCTAATTTTATGACCAGGTTAGGAGGCTTTCctcttttccttatttttgtaattatttcCTGCACCAATAACACATTTTCTGCTATACTTCTTCTTTGTACAAATCCTACATGCTCTGGTGATATAATATATGGGAGAACTACCTCTATTCTTTCATGAATAATTCTTGAGAAGATCTTGTTCACAAAATTACTCAATGAAATGGTCCTCATGTCCAAAAAGGTATTCACCACCAATTTCTTTGGTAAGAGAACCAAGTTTGTGTGGGTTACGAATTTGGATAGTTCAGCCCcacaaaagaaagattttatCATATTGCAAATGTCATCTCCTGCAATATACCATGTGTCTTGATAAAAGGCTCCCGTCATTCCATCTGGACCTTCAGCACTATGTCTATTAAGTCTCATTACTGCTGTTTTTAACTCTTCCTTGCTGGGGCATTTTTGGATTTCTTCTTTTTGATCATCATTATTCATTACTAGTATCTCATTCAGAATCTCATAGCTATCAGCTTCATCTCCTTCTTTAAACTGGTTCTTAAAAAAGTCCACTGCTGCATCTGCTATCTGATCCTCTTGTCCATCCATTCTCTTTCCTCATTCTGAGTTCATTTAATCCTGAGTCTACTTCTTCTTTCTTTAACTATAGTATGGAagaattttatatttctttcaccATCTTTGAATCATTTAAAACTTACTTTCTACTTCCAAAATTCTTCCTCTCTCTGAAGCTGCAAATATAATTCTTCTTGGGCTTTCTGTAAACTTCTTCTATTTTCTTTTGATGAATCATTCTCAAATTGGGACTCTCGTACCTTGATGATATCTTTCAGGGTAGCAATTTCCTAGAAAATATTACCAAAACTTTTCTTTCCTCCATTGTGTTAGTGCCTTTTTAACCTTCCTTAATTTATGCTGAAATAAGATGAATGGATTGCCTTCAGAGTCTGCCTTCCAATGTTGTGCCACTACCTCTTTAAAAGActcctcccttaaccaaaaatTTAGAAACTTGAAAGATTTGACTACATTCTTATCTGTAGtactaaattttattaaaagggGAAGTGGTCTGATATGCTTCTAATTAGATGCTCAACCTTCATTAAAGGAAACATACTACTCATTTCATTATTGCATAAAATTCTATCAAGCCTTTTGAATATGCAGTCCTTTTTCGTTCTTCCATTCCACCAAGTGTATTTTCTCCCTTTAAAACCTTAATCCTCCAAATTACATACATTGATACAATGTTTGAAATCTTGTATCTCCTCAGCTACTACTGGTAGATCCCCTAGTTTTTCCTCTTCATCAATGATGGTGTTGAAATCTCCACCCACCATCCAAGGTATTTGACTTGTACCAACTATGTGTCCTAGGGATTCCCATAATTGTAACCTTTCTTTCATTGTAAATTTAACATATACTAAGGTAACCATTACCTCAACATCTTGATTTAGATTTGTAATCTTCAATGTAATTTGTTGCCCTTCATTCACCATTACTGCATACTCTACCTCTGCCTCCATGAAAGCCCATATTTTACCATTAGAGTTAGTCACAACATGTTGCATTCCCAACTTCTTTTGATACTCCTCCATCTTTATTATGTCTTAAAATGGTTCCATGAGCCCAATTAAGTAGAAATTATGCCTCTTATGTAATGTTATTAGTCTAATGAAAGCCTTTTGGGTATTCACTGATCTAATATTCCACATGAGTGCATTCATTGTGACTTGGTGGATTTGAACACTATACTTCTTGTTTGTCTTGCAATTGCTTGAGGATGCCTTTCTACTGctcctttctttctttgtttccCATGCATCTTCTTTAGTTTCTCTATCTGTTTTGGAGATAGGTTGCCTTCTCTTGCCACATTGTTGTTGACTGTCTCATCCATATCTTCTGCATCAATGTTTATTTTCTCCTTGTTACTGACTGCCAATTGATTCTCCACCTGAATTGGTTCTGCCACTTCTGCTACAATATTTGCTttgttataataattaatacgttcacaaatctttttttaaaaaccccatcaatgcataataaataaataaaatctcaactaaggttcatgtgaatgcaaacacgAATCCACACTCTCAacgaaactcaactcaaaaaacTCTTCAAGGAATATTGTAACATATACAAGAacacaatgaaatttatatacaaaactcaataggaatcataaataattcaagaactcaatccatggaacctcaaaacttaactcaactcaaatcaatgaagatgtagggaatGTGGATGAGCTCAATCCACGTtatgggtagccttacatacctgaaaaataaaagaacaatCAACTTGAAGAATGGAGGTTGAACGTTTGAACTAGACCTTTTCTCCTTTCCAATCCTCGCTCTCAATTGTTTTAAGTTCtaaatgagagaaaataccCCTAGTGTACTAATAAGGGACATATTTTAGTGCCAAAATAGGTTGGCTTAAGTTTGGAAAAGGTGGAGAAAAACTGAAACATCCCTcgttaaaattgaaaaagaaaaaaaatgcgGACTGATTCCCTCatgattcatttttttttgaagaatttcGATGGTGATATTTGaaccaaaataagaaaaaattcaCACAGCAAAAATTCTTTCCAGGTTGGCGTCCTTGGTCCTTTGCAGCTCATTTTCTCACTTTTCCTCTTATTTCAGCTAATCTTCGCTAGGAAAAATCACACGGTGTTACAATAAGACAAGTAAGAAAGTAGTTAGCCTGACAATAATTATTTAGTCAGAATTTGAGAGAGTTCCATGAGGTAGGTTACAGTTTACTTGAAGTTTTGCTTAGTTTCTGGTATTTAATGTGAGTTCTATTGCAGGTTAATTGATCTTTGGACATAATTGGTATTTTTTATAATAGAATTAAATATTGCTTTTATTAATAAGCACGTAAACTATTGAACTATCTACTCTCATGATATTATgaatgtcacaacccaaatttgggtcatgatagcGCCTACTATAGCCCCTAactaggcaagccaaacccaatcAAATGAAAGTCAAACCACATTTTAAATaagaaataacataagaaggctgAAATAAgacgaatataacaaaagaaattgggataaagtatagatatgtaaatacaatacaaaatatacaaaaagacCCGAAAGTTACCGAATATGACGGACTGACACTAAACCAAACAccagacctggtgtcacctatactgGAGCTACTTAATACAAAAGTTGACAATATGTATGTACAATACAAAATTGACtatcccaaaatacaaaataacagctagaacaaaaaaaggaaagtagCAAGTTTCTAAACACCGGGATCTCACCAAAATCCGGATTTGGCACTACTATGGATGATCAGGCGTGCGCTGGGGGTGGCTCAAACTAAGAGCTGCATCAAAAGATGCAGAAATACACTATGAAACTCCATAGGTATCATAGGCTGACCGggattagaaagaaaaaattatataataagcagaatgatactaataataataagagaggATCATAAACTACAAATACGGGGAAAGAGGGTATAAGAAGAATCATACGGTAGTTAAGTAAGTCCAACCAAGAAGGTAATCACATTAATAATCTCAATCCACAAAATATCGTAGGAATGAAGAGCATAAAGTAGTAGATATGGATCAATATCCCCCAAAAGTAGCATAGAGCGCACGGTACAATCCTCGACCTCATCAATATCGAagtaataacccaaaatatgtatcaatgggccGCTCTAACAGTGAGTATAAAAGTGTAGCCCAAAAATAAATGAAAGGTCCGCCCGAAATTatacctcgagcttatcaaccATGAATtgccataaataagatatcaccgTATTTCCTTAAATTAcccatatttattcatcaatcaAAAGCCTTATTATCTTCTTTtaccttttcttttaataaggTTTTTAGCACTAGCGGGGCAAATAAGAGAAGTAGCATGTCAAAAATCTTATATCACTCAAGCCGGGGAAAATCCCATCAAAGACACCATATCGCGAATCTAAAAACTCCAGTGTACCGAAAGCATGGCCTCGAGCCcaatattttaatatcataatcAAACAAGACATAAGCATAAGCCAGGATCACAACAAGTGGccaaccaaaaccaaacaagtCGAACAAGAGGCATACTAAGTTCAATTCACTTAGGAGTGAATTCTAAGGATCCTAAGTGATGTAAACAACCCAAGCTAGAACTTAAACTAAGGCACCAATggctaaattcccaaactagaTACTAACGATAAGCATCGACTCCAAAATtctcaataggatatcaacacctaaattaCCAAACTAATCACACATTACCacccaaaatatatcaattccaacAAGAGGATACCATAACTTACCTCAAGGCCTAAACCACACACGAACCTCTAAACgtgagcttttcccttctggGCATTCTCCAATGATGCCActttatcaaattatcaaagaacacataaaaataaagccaacaatacccatattagtataattaaaaatagaactaaaattgggtcaaaatttaaCATTGGGATCCGTACACAAAATCAAAAGATCAACtcgtcacaaggtcccaaatagctcaaggaacttgtgccccaaaaatggaCATGAGCACCGGAAGAGCTCAAAATAGCCCCACTAATTTCAAACCCTGGAATAGTAAAAAATGCAAGGAAACAACGAAATTGTGCAAAACTTACGAGGATTTTAGGATGAGAAAGGGTCCAAGAACATCCTTAGCAGAATCTCCAACTTACCAGAATACGAATCATCGAGAAAGACCAAGAGGAGCtatcaaaattgaaaattttccaagtctcaaaatgagattTAACTGGTGGAAATGGGCATTAATTTCACTAAATTCAGTGAAATTGCCTTTCGCGATCGCGATCTTGGCCTCACGATCGCGAGGTCTGAGCCATCTAATACATCACGATCATGATGGTCAATGATGTGATCGCGATGCCAAGGGTCTCAGACCTTCACGATCGCTGACTCCTAGGTCATGAATACGATGAGTAAAAGTCCTTGCACCAGAACTTTGGAGAAATGGGATTTTCTTCAATAGGGGTTTGAAATTCATTCGAAACCCCACAAATGCAAACAGACTACGCTACCCaaccaaaaatgacattttggaCTTCACGAAATTGATGAATTTTCCAACGGAGGTCGTTTCAttgaaatattgaccaaagtcaacacttttcaaagaaagcattcaaaatgcacaaacgacCTAAAAATCGTCTCGAGCACCTTAGGAACCAAACTAAAGATCatcctagaccaaactcgatgttTTAGAGTTAACTGCtctgacaaaattttcatctgagtgcatttactcaaaatattgatcgaagtcaaacttagccaaaactttatagttgaaatgaaaaatcataaaaactcaaaacgaagactccaaaaTGCAAACCAATCTTCcttttagaccaaaatggacctttcgAAGCTGATGTAACCGTTAGAATTTTCATAAGACACCCGAATCTcaggatgttgactaaagtcaactgtttcaagccttaagcctaaaaaatagccaaaccacctcaaaatcAACTGAATACCTTAGGGAGCGTGCTACCCATCCCAATATCACATAGGACCTATAAAGAAGCTTCagaaaggggtaaaatggtaagaACATGTAAAAGCATGAAAATGATCTTGGaggtcattataacatccactactaaaaggatttttatcctcaaaagtcaaggaagaaaggtacCTACTAGCTCGAAAAGGTGAGGATATCGAGTCTGCATGTCCTGCTCGGTCTGCCAAGTAGCCTCCTTGACCAAATGATGCCTCTATTAGACTTTCATAGATGGAATCTTcttagacctcaacttcctaacctgtttgtccaaaatagccataggctcctcctcaaagacTAAGGAGTCATCAAACTGAACTAAATCCCATAAAAGCATGTGAGACTCATTTGGGACGTACCATcgcagcatagaaacatgggATAAAGGGTAAACACCTGATAGTGCTGGGGAAAGGACAACTCATAAGTTATCTCCCCTACCCATCCCAAGAACTCCAAAGGGCTGATGAACCTGGGACTAAGCTTATCCCTCCTCCCGAATCTCAtaacgcccttcatgggtgacactcgCAGGAATACTCGGtctccaaccataaactccaaggGTCGAACCCTTCGATCAAGATAACTTTTCTACCTACTTTGGGTTATTTGGAGTCTTTCTTGGATCATACAAACTCTGTTCATTGAATCACGCAGTAAACTAGTGCCCCAAGGCCTAACCTTAAAAGCATCAAATTAGCTCACTGGGAAcaacatctcctaccatacaatgcctcaaaatgTGCCATCTTGATGTTCGAATAGTAAGAATTATTATATGAGAACTCTGCCAAAGCCAACGACTGATCCCATTGACCtccaaaattaataacacaggcccgtagcatgtcctccaagacCTGAATGGTCCTATCTGACTATCGGTCTGGGCATGGAAAGTTGTGCTGAGCTCGATTCAGGTACCCAACTCTCTCTATATAGACCCCTAGAAATGCAaagtgaactgagtaccataatctgaaataatagatattGGCACCCCATTCAATTGGACTACCTCTCGGATGTAAATCTGAGCCAACCTCTATAAAGGATAAGCAATCTAGACTGGTAAGAAGTGAGCAGAattggtcaatcgatctatgatgacccaaatagaatcaaaacctcgGCAGGTATATGGTAAACCCACTAAAAAGTCCATAGCTATCTTCTCCCACTTCCACTATGGAATAGGCAGTCGCTGGGTCAAACCACTTGTCCTCTGATGCTCGAATTTAACCTACTAACAGTTTAAGCACCTAGCCATAAAAGCTGCAATATCCcgcttcatcccacaccaccagtaataTTGTCGTATGTCACGATACATCTTCACCGCActaggatgaatggaatatctggaACAATGGGCCTCCTTATGGATGAACCTAAGTATATTTCTAATTATAGGAACACAGATACAGACCTCCAATATTCAAAATGCCCTCCGGATCTAAGGTCTCTTCCTAACCTCTCCATAAAGTACCTTATAATGAATCATCCTCAGTTGTGGATCCTCAAACTATTGTACCCGAATCTGTTTCATCAAGGAAAACCTAGCCTCTACATAAACAAGTACCCTGCCCAACTGAGAAATATCAAGACAAACCATCCGGTTAGCTAAGGTCTAAATATCCAAAGCTAAAGGACGCTCCTCAACTGATAAGACTaccaaactccccatactcaccAATTTCTAGGTCAAAGCAtctgctactatatttgccttgctcggatgatagagaatagtgacgtcatagtccttcagtaactCCAGCCACCTGCgttgtctcaaattaaggtctttcttgctaaatatatactgaagactaCGGGGTCAGTatagatctcacaatgggctccatacaagtaatgccttTAAATCTTCAATGCGAAgactaccgctgccaactctaaatcatgtgtggAGTAGTTCCACTCATGCACCTTCAGCTGcctggaagcatatgcaataagtCTAGCCTTCTATATTAGAATGCAACCCAAGCCAACACCTGAAGCATCATAAGACACTTTAAATCCCTGGTCCTCGATAGGAAGAGTAAGAATCAaagctgaagtcaacaaggctttAAGCTTCaggaagctcgcctcacacttgCCAGACCACTGAAAAGAAATaatcttctgagtcaatctagtcaaaggcgctgcaatagaagagaacccctccATAAACTATCTATAATACCCTTCTAACCCTATGAAACTATAAAGCTCGGTAGGAGAAGTGGGCCTAGACCAATCACGAACTACTGCTATCCTTACCGAATCTACCATAATCCAATCCTTGGACACTACGTGCCCTAGGAATGCCATAGACTCAAGCGAAAATTCACACGTAGAGAATTTGGTATATAACAGCTGATCCCGCAAggtctgaagtactatcctTAGGTGCTTCTCATGTTGCTCTCTGCTCTcagagtagactagaatgtcatcaatgaatataatgacaAAGGAGTCCAAGTAGGACCTGAGCTCATAttttatcaaatccatgaatactgcgggagcattagtccaccaaaaagacatgactaagaactcacaGTGGTTGTATCAAGTCCTAAagtagtcttagggatatctgactccCTAATCCTTAACTAGTgacctattcttgatggtcaacTTATTCAGTTATCTCTAATAAATACACATACGCAAGGTACCAtccttatttttcatgaatagGACTGGAGCACCCCACGAGACACACTAGGCTTGATAAACCTTTTACTCAAGACATCCTGAAGTTGTACCTAAAGCTCCCTCAACTCAATTGGAGCCATCTGATATGGTAAAATAGAGACTGGTTGTATACCCATCTTAACTTCAatgccaaaatcaatatcatgctCATGAGAAAGCTAGGTAGATCAGTGGGAAATACATCAGGAACTCTTCGACCACCCAAACTGAATCAATAGAAGGAGTGTCAACACTAGTGTCACGAACATAATCAAGATAAGCTAGACATCACTTGCATACTAACCGTTGAACCCTAAAGAAGGATATAACACCACACAATACATGACTAACTACACCTACCCACACGACTAGAGGAATACCGGGCATACACATGGTAACGGTCTTTGAGAAGCAATCCAAAATAAcatgatgagtagacaaccaatccattcctagaatcaagtcaaagtctaccatatctaacACAATCAAATCCGCTCTAGTATAATACTCTAAGATAGTTACCACACAGGATCAATACACTCGATCTACAACTAAGGAATCACATATGAGGGTAGCTACACATATAGGAATAGGCAATGTCTCACATAAAACACACCATCAAGTAACATAATGAGCAGACACATACGAGTAGTGGACCCCgaatcaaataaagcatagacAGATTGATAAGAGACGGAGATCATACCTATAATGATGGCATCCGATGTATCTGCCTCTAGCCTATCCGATAAGGCATATATATGACTGTTTCCACCTCTACCACCTGTCTGGCATGCCTGGGAACCACCCTTAGTAACCTGAGAATCACCTTTGCCACCCTCTACACTCTCTCTGGGCAGTTGATTTGGGGCCTTGGAGGCTTAAACTTACTGACCCTATAGACCCTTCTGACTCTGGTGTCTGCAATGGCTAATAGTAGGACACTCCTTGATAAAGTGACCTATCACACCACAGTCATAGCATAACTCCCTGAATGAACCTTCCTGTTATGTCTTAGTTGAACCTAAATGGCCACAATAGCCAAAATACCCTGAAATCTAACCTTTAGAAGACTGACTCGAAGTCTAGCCTCTCTAACTGCCAGCACCTACTGATCCATTGTTGGTAAGATATAAGGTTGCCCAAACAGATCTACTAGGTAGATACTGCTATGGATGGCCTCTGCCAAAAAAAACCCTACCATATGACTGACGTCCACTAAAACTTCCCTGGCAGTGAGGCCGCTTGTCGCCACCTCCATAGGCCTCACGATGTATAGCCTCAATAGTATGGGCATGATCTACTATCTGAAAGAATAAACAGCTTGATACAACCATCTG
This DNA window, taken from Solanum dulcamara chromosome 3, daSolDulc1.2, whole genome shotgun sequence, encodes the following:
- the LOC129883482 gene encoding uncharacterized protein LOC129883482, with translation MDGQEDQIADAAVDFFKNQFKEGDEADSYEILNEILVMNNDDQKEEIQKCPSKEELKTAVMRLNRHSAEGPDGMTGAFYQDTWYIAGDDICNMIKSFFCGAELSKFVTHTNLVLLPKKLVVNTFLDMRTISLSNFVNKIFSRIIHERIEVVLPYIISPEHVGFVQRRSIAENVLLVQEIITKIRKRGKPPNLVIKLDMRKAYDRLEWIYLAKVLRRMGFGERLIDMVFRLVGNNWYSILSNGQPKGFFQSSRGMKQEDPLSSTLFIIAAEVISRSLNSLMKKKEFKPFGMPRGSPKLNHMAFADDVIILCKYEIQTLQIVRRVLEGNDKLSRQKINKEKSSIYLHQNVSQGRYSSSRSSNRYSEEGLYFHLPRMS